A single genomic interval of Camelina sativa cultivar DH55 chromosome 11, Cs, whole genome shotgun sequence harbors:
- the LOC109127523 gene encoding arabinogalactan peptide 24: MMMMKKMFVQIAVVCLLATMAVVSAHEGHHHAPAPAPGPSSSSTVVSATNMFTVLAVAAVALFVGSNH, translated from the coding sequence atgatgatgatgaagaagatgtttgTTCAGATCGCTGTGGTTTGTCTATTGGCGACGATGGCTGTCGTCTCAGCCCACGAAGGTCACCACCATGCACCAGCTCCTGCACCAGGACCCTCATCTAGCTCAACCGTTGTTTCGGCCACCAATATGTTCACCGTCTTGGCTGTTGCCGCCGTGGCTCTCTTCGTTGGTTCCAACCACTAA
- the LOC104724440 gene encoding AUGMIN subunit 6-like isoform X2 yields MTMDREKERELELESAMYTNCLLLGLDPNVIGLGASNGTPRVGLFRHSNPKLGEQLLYFILSSLRGPAQSAKDFDKVWPIFDSAQSRDFRKVVQAIISELESQGALPRSNSRVSSLATCCGPRFVELLWQLSLHALREVHRRTFPADIASNPLPSSLTDVSFSHAATLLPVTKARMVLERRRFLKNAETAVQRQAMWSNLAHEMTAEFRGLCAEEAYLQQELEKLNDLRNKVKQEGEVWDDLVSSSSQNSHLVSKGTRLWDSIMARKGQHEVLASGPIEDLIAHREHRYRISGSALLAAMDQSSQVPRAELLSAHLDDPALSLADENELSDGSYANMHDHSLVDSFESASSQASDETLSRVDDRGGKVNQTVDVAEVIRRWTHALQRIHKQSLLLAKANDGDGPDILRTANDGGTSGHVESLAATLTEHQQHLASFQVLINQLKEVSPAIQKSISECTEKVNSLLPTLPPVTRSNGQASSLLQSQGSGRIMEGVSNDVTELTSTMSNVQLDKVSASPTLKLPQLFSSTPTSSGKGGNAQKRQTMAFQVNKMESLSEKNSTEQALSNARPENLPTDTSSSFVQNLKKSVREAALLIPSSAGSSRDSQSDEGSEHYFVPLSATGFSRFPAETKGLPLRGSRAITSLSEPSFLEHNVPDSFAPSKYSDIPDTYDDLDSFKDYDNGNGFLSVVGSNSVASDAQQSFYDVDDQVFSPPLLMDSSLLSDAYEDLLAPLSETEAALMEH; encoded by the exons AG GATTTTGATAAGGTTTGGCCAATTTTCGATTCGGCTCAATCTCGCGATTTTCGtaag GTTGTTCAAGCCATTATAAGCGAGCTTGAATCACAAGGGGCATTACCAAGGAGTAATTCGAGGGTTTCATCACTAGCCACTTGCTGTGGTCCAAG ATTTGTGGAGCTCTTATGGCAACTTTCACTGCATGCATTAAGAGAAGTTCATAGGCGGACATTTCCTGCTGATATTGCTTCCAATCCTCTGCCTTCTTCTCTGACAGATGTATCCTTCTCACATGCTGCTACTTTGCTTCCTGTGACCAAG GCCCGGATGGTGCTTGAGCGTCGCCGGTTTCTTAAAAATGCAGAGACTGCGGTACAAAGACAGGCCATGTGGTCTAATTTAGCCCATGAGATGACTGCAGAGTTCCGTGGTCTCTGTGCTGAAGAG GCTTACCTGCAACAGGAACTAGAGAAACTTAACGATTTGAGAAACAAAGTGAAGCAGGAAGGAGAAGTGTGGGATGACCTTGTGTCTAGCTCCAGTCAGAATTCTCATCTAGTTTCAAAGGGAACTCGGTTATGGGATTCTATCATGGCTCGTAAAG GTCAGCATGAAGTTCTTGCGTCAGGTCCCATTGAGGATTTGATAGCTCACAGGGAGCATAG GTACCGAATTTCAGGATCGGCCCTACTTGCAGCGATGGATCAGAGTTCTCAAGTTCCTCGTGCAGAATTACTCTCTGCCCATTTAGATGATCCAGCCTTGTCACTTGCGGATGAAAACGAACTAAGTGATGGATCGTATGCAAACATGCATGACCACTCTTTAGTAGACAGTTTCGAATCAGCCAGCTCACAAGCAAGTGATGAAACACTTTCTCGAGTAGATGATAGAGGTGGAAAGGTCAACCAGACAGTCGATGTAGCGGAAGTCATAAGGCGCTGGACACATGCATTACAGCGTATTCATAAACAGTCTCTTCTTCTG GCTAAAGCGAATGATGGGGATGGTCCAGATATTTTACGGACTGCGAATGATGGTGGTACAAGTGGGCATGTTGAATCATTGGCCGCAACTTTGACTGAACATCAACAACATTTAGCTAGCTTTCAG GTACTTATCAACCAATTAAAGGAGGTTTCTCCAGCCATACAAAAGTCCATATCAGAATGTACTGAGAAGGTTAATAGTCTTCTCCCGACTTTACCTCCAGTCACGAGAAGTAATGGGCAAGCATCTTCACTTCTACAATCTCAGGGCAGTGGGAGAATTATG GAAGGTGTATCCAATGATGTTACTGAGCTGACCTCGACAATGTCTAATGTTCAGCTGGATAAGGTCTCAGCCAGTCCTACATTAAAGCTTCCACAGTTATTTAGCTCCACTCCTACTTCTTCTGGTAAAGGTGGAAATGCACAAAAGCGACAGACAATGGCTTTTCAGGTCAATAAAATGGAAAGCTTGTCTGAAAAGAACTCTACAGAGCAAGCACTATCAAATGCTCGACCAGAAAACTTGCCGACAG ATACTAGCAGTTCTTTTGTCCAGAACCTGAAGAAATCTGTGAGAGAAGCGGCTttattgattccttcttcaGCAGGATCATCACGGGACAGTCAATCCGATGAGGGCTCTGAGCATTATTTTGTACCTCTTTCAGCAACTGGCTTTTCCCGTTTTCCAGCAGAAACCAAAGGCCTGCCTCTCAGAGGGTCGAGGGCAATTACCTCTCTGAGCGAGCCTTCGTTTTTGGAACACAATGTTCCTGATAGCTTCGCGCCAAGCAAGTACAGCGATATACCTGACACGTATGATGATCTAGATTCATTCAAAGATTACGATAACGGTAACGGGTTTCTCTCGGTTGTGGGATCAAACAGTGTAGCTTCTGATGCACAACAATCATTTTACGACGTTGATGATCAAGTATTTTCCCCACCTTTACTAATGGACTCGTCCCTATTATCAGATGCCTATGAAGACTTATTAG CTCCTCTGTCAGAAACCGAAGCGGCTTTAATGGAGCATTAG
- the LOC104724439 gene encoding glycosyltransferase family 92 protein RCOM_0530710-like isoform X2 codes for MKNRRKRGGLNGGDVVLVSWRRFFRFVALFVFSFVLFSALFIFLGNKTINHKAVLGGSVPRVKVVTIHETVEFPDQTLIFLNYPPASRLLTKEDLFCVFSDVNDSSKLFKELPFAVETDDNGRQIVRCSAVPRDNTVSLAVSRWTVGNNKDLLVETTHRWDWLVYDAVIDDDNSTVVFVKGLNLRPGKVADVSRYECVYGWDFTKPKLLLRAQVISAAQEIVRCKTPLTVLDGPRTAQSQPVKVSVRIKGSEMLPSVAQPIKRPGRVTDSKPFETCVCTMTRNAANVLREWVMYHGKIGVQRWFIYDNNSDDDIVSEIKNLENHGYNVSRHFWPWIKTQEAGFANCAIRAKRDCDWVAFIDVDEFFYIPSGQTLTDVIRNHTIAPSLSIGEIGEIRTPCHSFGPSGLRDRPREGVTTAYTCRMTLPERHKSIIRPESLNATLINVVHHFHLRDGFTFADVDKGTMVINHYKYQVWDVFKEKFKRRVATYVADWQNEENVGSKDRAPGLGTRPVEPSDWAERFCEVRDTGLQSWVLENFRDRKTHRLVWERERRRVEDEVIVQMGSWADKRVGRKRKKQLKAQ; via the exons ATGAAGAACCGTAGGAAACGCGGGGGTTTAAACGGTGGCGACGTCGTCCTTGTTTCGTGGAGAAGATTTTTCCGATTCGTAGCTTTGTTTGTCTTCTCCTTCGTTCTCTTCTCTGCATTATTCATCTTCTTAGGTAATAAAACGATCAACCACAAGGCAGTTCTCGGTGGTTCTGTACCGAGGGTTAAGGTGGTAACGATCCATGAAACGGTTGAGTTTCCCGACCAAACATTGATCTTCCTAAACTACCCTCCAGCTTCTCGTTTATTAACTAAAGAGGACCTCTTTTGCGTTTTCTCCGACGTAAACGATTCATCTAAGCTGTTTAAAGAGCTTCCGTTCGCCGTGGAAACCGACGACAATGGTCGTCAGATCGTACGGTGTTCAGCCGTGCCACGTGATAATACCGTATCCCTCGCTGTCTCGAGATGGACGGTTGGTAATAATAAGGACCTCCTGGTAGAAACCACACACCGGTGGGATTGGCTAGTCTACGACGCTGTTATAGACGACGACAATTCCACGGTGGTCTTTGTCAAGGGACTTAATCTACGGCCAGGAAAGGTTGCTGACGTGTCGAGGTATGAGTGCGTCTACGGTTGGGATTTCACGAAGCCTAAACTTTTACTTCGAGCACAAGTTATCTCTGCGGCCCAAGAGATCGTGAGATGTAAAACCCCACTAACAGTATTAGACGGTCCAAGAACGGCCCAATCTCAACCGGTTAAAGTATCCGTGAGAATCAAAGGAAGTGAGATGCTTCCATCTGTTGCCCAACCAATCAAACGTCCGGGTCGGGTCACAGACTCGAAACCGTTTGAAACGTGCGTTTGCACCATGACGCGAAACGCAGCAAACGTTTTGAGAGAATGGGTGATGTACCACGGAAAAATCGGCGTTCAACGGTGGTTCATCTACGACAACAACAGCGACGATGACATTGTTTCCGAGATCAAGAATCTAGAAAATCACGGTTACAACGTTTCGAGACATTTTTGGCCGTGGATCAAAACTCAAGAAGCCGGATTCGCCAATTGTGCGATTCGAGCAAAAAGGGATTGCGATTGGGTAGCTTTTATCGACGTCGATGAGTTCTTCTACATCCCATCCGGTCAAACCTTAACAGACGTAATCAGAAACCATACAATAGCACCATCGTTATCGATTGGCGAAATCGGTGAAATTCGAACACCGTGTCACAGTTTCGGACCGTCGGGACTTAGAGATCGACCTCGAGAAGGAGTCACGACGGCGTATACATGTCGTATGACGTTACCGGAGAGACACAAGAGCATAATTAGACCGGAATCACTAAACGCGACGCTGATAAATGTCGTGCATCATTTTCACTTGAGAGATGGATTCACGTTTGCCGACGTGGATAAGGGTACAATGGTCATTAAC CATTATAAGTATCAGGTTTGGGATGTGTTTAAGGAGAAGTTTAAAAGGAGAGTGGCTACTTACGTGGCGGATTGGCAAAACGAAGAGAACGTCGGGTCGAAAGATCGGGCACCCGGTTTAGGGACCCGACCTGTTGAACCGTCTGATTGGGCTGAGAGGTTTTGTGAGGTGAGAGATACTGGACTCCAGAGTTGGGTGTTGGAGAATTTCAGGGACCGTAAAACGCACCGTTTAGTATGGGAGAGAGAAAGGAGGAGAGTGGAAGATGAAGTTATAGTTCAAATGGGCTCGTGGGCTGATAAAAGGGTTGGTCGGAAGAGGAAAAAACAATTGAAGGCccaatag
- the LOC104724439 gene encoding glycosyltransferase family 92 protein RCOM_0530710-like isoform X1, with amino-acid sequence MKNRRKRGGLNGGDVVLVSWRRFFRFVALFVFSFVLFSALFIFLGNKTINHKAVLGGSVPRVKVVTIHETVEFPDQTLIFLNYPPASRLLTKEDLFCVFSDVNDSSKLFKELPFAVETDDNGRQIVRCSAVPRDNTVSLAVSRWTVGNNKDLLVETTHRWDWLVYDAVIDDDNSTVVFVKGLNLRPGKVADVSRYECVYGWDFTKPKLLLRAQVISAAQEIVRCKTPLTVLDGPRTAQSQPVKVSVRIKGSEMLPSVAQPIKRPGRVTDSKPFETCVCTMTRNAANVLREWVMYHGKIGVQRWFIYDNNSDDDIVSEIKNLENHGYNVSRHFWPWIKTQEAGFANCAIRAKRDCDWVAFIDVDEFFYIPSGQTLTDVIRNHTIAPSLSIGEIGEIRTPCHSFGPSGLRDRPREGVTTAYTCRMTLPERHKSIIRPESLNATLINVVHHFHLRDGFTFADVDKGTMVINHYKYQVWDVFKEKFKRRVATYVADWQNEENVGSKDRAPGLGTRPVEPSDWAERFCEVRDTGLQSWVLENFRDRKTHRLVWERERRRVEDEVIVQMGSWADKRVGRKRKKQLKAQ; translated from the coding sequence ATGAAGAACCGTAGGAAACGCGGGGGTTTAAACGGTGGCGACGTCGTCCTTGTTTCGTGGAGAAGATTTTTCCGATTCGTAGCTTTGTTTGTCTTCTCCTTCGTTCTCTTCTCTGCATTATTCATCTTCTTAGGTAATAAAACGATCAACCACAAGGCAGTTCTCGGTGGTTCTGTACCGAGGGTTAAGGTGGTAACGATCCATGAAACGGTTGAGTTTCCCGACCAAACATTGATCTTCCTAAACTACCCTCCAGCTTCTCGTTTATTAACTAAAGAGGACCTCTTTTGCGTTTTCTCCGACGTAAACGATTCATCTAAGCTGTTTAAAGAGCTTCCGTTCGCCGTGGAAACCGACGACAATGGTCGTCAGATCGTACGGTGTTCAGCCGTGCCACGTGATAATACCGTATCCCTCGCTGTCTCGAGATGGACGGTTGGTAATAATAAGGACCTCCTGGTAGAAACCACACACCGGTGGGATTGGCTAGTCTACGACGCTGTTATAGACGACGACAATTCCACGGTGGTCTTTGTCAAGGGACTTAATCTACGGCCAGGAAAGGTTGCTGACGTGTCGAGGTATGAGTGCGTCTACGGTTGGGATTTCACGAAGCCTAAACTTTTACTTCGAGCACAAGTTATCTCTGCGGCCCAAGAGATCGTGAGATGTAAAACCCCACTAACAGTATTAGACGGTCCAAGAACGGCCCAATCTCAACCGGTTAAAGTATCCGTGAGAATCAAAGGAAGTGAGATGCTTCCATCTGTTGCCCAACCAATCAAACGTCCGGGTCGGGTCACAGACTCGAAACCGTTTGAAACGTGCGTTTGCACCATGACGCGAAACGCAGCAAACGTTTTGAGAGAATGGGTGATGTACCACGGAAAAATCGGCGTTCAACGGTGGTTCATCTACGACAACAACAGCGACGATGACATTGTTTCCGAGATCAAGAATCTAGAAAATCACGGTTACAACGTTTCGAGACATTTTTGGCCGTGGATCAAAACTCAAGAAGCCGGATTCGCCAATTGTGCGATTCGAGCAAAAAGGGATTGCGATTGGGTAGCTTTTATCGACGTCGATGAGTTCTTCTACATCCCATCCGGTCAAACCTTAACAGACGTAATCAGAAACCATACAATAGCACCATCGTTATCGATTGGCGAAATCGGTGAAATTCGAACACCGTGTCACAGTTTCGGACCGTCGGGACTTAGAGATCGACCTCGAGAAGGAGTCACGACGGCGTATACATGTCGTATGACGTTACCGGAGAGACACAAGAGCATAATTAGACCGGAATCACTAAACGCGACGCTGATAAATGTCGTGCATCATTTTCACTTGAGAGATGGATTCACGTTTGCCGACGTGGATAAGGGTACAATGGTCATTAACCATTATAAGTATCAGGTTTGGGATGTGTTTAAGGAGAAGTTTAAAAGGAGAGTGGCTACTTACGTGGCGGATTGGCAAAACGAAGAGAACGTCGGGTCGAAAGATCGGGCACCCGGTTTAGGGACCCGACCCGTAGAACCGTCTGATTGGGCTGAGAGGTTTTGTGAGGTGAGAGATACTGGACTCCAGAGTTGGGTGTTGGAGAATTTCAGGGACCGTAAAACGCACCGTTTAGTATGGGAGAGAGAAAGGAGGAGAGTGGAAGATGAAGTTATAGTTCAAATGGGCTCGTGGGCTGATAAAAGGGTTGGTCGGAAGAGGAAAAAACAATTGAAGGCccaatag
- the LOC104724440 gene encoding AUGMIN subunit 6-like isoform X1 has translation MTMDREKERELELESAMYTNCLLLGLDPNVIGLGASNGTPRVGLFRHSNPKLGEQLLYFILSSLRGPAQSAKDFDKVWPIFDSAQSRDFRKVVQAIISELESQGALPRSNSRVSSLATCCGPRFVELLWQLSLHALREVHRRTFPADIASNPLPSSLTDVSFSHAATLLPVTKARMVLERRRFLKNAETAVQRQAMWSNLAHEMTAEFRGLCAEEAYLQQELEKLNDLRNKVKQEGEVWDDLVSSSSQNSHLVSKGTRLWDSIMARKGQHEVLASGPIEDLIAHREHRYRISGSALLAAMDQSSQVPRAELLSAHLDDPALSLADENELSDGSYANMHDHSLVDSFESASSQASDETLSRVDDRGGKVNQTVDVAEVIRRWTHALQRIHKQSLLLAKANDGDGPDILRTANDGGTSGHVESLAATLTEHQQHLASFQVLINQLKEVSPAIQKSISECTEKVNSLLPTLPPVTRSNGQASSLLQSQGSGRIMEGVSNDVTELTSTMSNVQLDKVSASPTLKLPQLFSSTPTSSGKGGNAQKRQTMAFQVNKMESLSEKNSTEQALSNARPENLPTDTSSSFVQNLKKSVREAALLIPSSAGSSRDSQSDEGSEHYFVPLSATGFSRFPAETKGLPLRGSRAITSLSEPSFLEHNVPDSFAPSKYSDIPDTYDDLDSFKDYDNGNGFLSVVGSNSVASDAQQSFYDVDDQVFSPPLLMDSSLLSDAYEDLLAPLSETEAALMEH, from the exons ATGACGATGgacagagagaaggagagagaactTGAGCTCGAGAGTGCAATGTACACAAACTGTTTGCTTTTGGGTTTGGATCCGAACGTGATCGGACTCGGAGCCTCCAATGGCACGCCTCGGGTCGGGTTATTTCGCCATTCCAATCCAAAGCTCGGAGAACAGCTTCTCTACTTCATCCTCTCCTCTCTTCGTGGCCCTGCTCAGTCTGCAAAG GATTTTGATAAGGTTTGGCCAATTTTCGATTCGGCTCAATCTCGCGATTTTCGtaag GTTGTTCAAGCCATTATAAGCGAGCTTGAATCACAAGGGGCATTACCAAGGAGTAATTCGAGGGTTTCATCACTAGCCACTTGCTGTGGTCCAAG ATTTGTGGAGCTCTTATGGCAACTTTCACTGCATGCATTAAGAGAAGTTCATAGGCGGACATTTCCTGCTGATATTGCTTCCAATCCTCTGCCTTCTTCTCTGACAGATGTATCCTTCTCACATGCTGCTACTTTGCTTCCTGTGACCAAG GCCCGGATGGTGCTTGAGCGTCGCCGGTTTCTTAAAAATGCAGAGACTGCGGTACAAAGACAGGCCATGTGGTCTAATTTAGCCCATGAGATGACTGCAGAGTTCCGTGGTCTCTGTGCTGAAGAG GCTTACCTGCAACAGGAACTAGAGAAACTTAACGATTTGAGAAACAAAGTGAAGCAGGAAGGAGAAGTGTGGGATGACCTTGTGTCTAGCTCCAGTCAGAATTCTCATCTAGTTTCAAAGGGAACTCGGTTATGGGATTCTATCATGGCTCGTAAAG GTCAGCATGAAGTTCTTGCGTCAGGTCCCATTGAGGATTTGATAGCTCACAGGGAGCATAG GTACCGAATTTCAGGATCGGCCCTACTTGCAGCGATGGATCAGAGTTCTCAAGTTCCTCGTGCAGAATTACTCTCTGCCCATTTAGATGATCCAGCCTTGTCACTTGCGGATGAAAACGAACTAAGTGATGGATCGTATGCAAACATGCATGACCACTCTTTAGTAGACAGTTTCGAATCAGCCAGCTCACAAGCAAGTGATGAAACACTTTCTCGAGTAGATGATAGAGGTGGAAAGGTCAACCAGACAGTCGATGTAGCGGAAGTCATAAGGCGCTGGACACATGCATTACAGCGTATTCATAAACAGTCTCTTCTTCTG GCTAAAGCGAATGATGGGGATGGTCCAGATATTTTACGGACTGCGAATGATGGTGGTACAAGTGGGCATGTTGAATCATTGGCCGCAACTTTGACTGAACATCAACAACATTTAGCTAGCTTTCAG GTACTTATCAACCAATTAAAGGAGGTTTCTCCAGCCATACAAAAGTCCATATCAGAATGTACTGAGAAGGTTAATAGTCTTCTCCCGACTTTACCTCCAGTCACGAGAAGTAATGGGCAAGCATCTTCACTTCTACAATCTCAGGGCAGTGGGAGAATTATG GAAGGTGTATCCAATGATGTTACTGAGCTGACCTCGACAATGTCTAATGTTCAGCTGGATAAGGTCTCAGCCAGTCCTACATTAAAGCTTCCACAGTTATTTAGCTCCACTCCTACTTCTTCTGGTAAAGGTGGAAATGCACAAAAGCGACAGACAATGGCTTTTCAGGTCAATAAAATGGAAAGCTTGTCTGAAAAGAACTCTACAGAGCAAGCACTATCAAATGCTCGACCAGAAAACTTGCCGACAG ATACTAGCAGTTCTTTTGTCCAGAACCTGAAGAAATCTGTGAGAGAAGCGGCTttattgattccttcttcaGCAGGATCATCACGGGACAGTCAATCCGATGAGGGCTCTGAGCATTATTTTGTACCTCTTTCAGCAACTGGCTTTTCCCGTTTTCCAGCAGAAACCAAAGGCCTGCCTCTCAGAGGGTCGAGGGCAATTACCTCTCTGAGCGAGCCTTCGTTTTTGGAACACAATGTTCCTGATAGCTTCGCGCCAAGCAAGTACAGCGATATACCTGACACGTATGATGATCTAGATTCATTCAAAGATTACGATAACGGTAACGGGTTTCTCTCGGTTGTGGGATCAAACAGTGTAGCTTCTGATGCACAACAATCATTTTACGACGTTGATGATCAAGTATTTTCCCCACCTTTACTAATGGACTCGTCCCTATTATCAGATGCCTATGAAGACTTATTAG CTCCTCTGTCAGAAACCGAAGCGGCTTTAATGGAGCATTAG